The Sebastes fasciatus isolate fSebFas1 chromosome 4, fSebFas1.pri, whole genome shotgun sequence genome window below encodes:
- the LOC141766952 gene encoding DENN domain-containing protein 5B-like has protein sequence MSFSLFRQGEGFEQIPIRRSFKSKVLVHYPESTDRNPFNKDAVNMLCMPRGLSFRTQADRLDPQFHSFTMSCDDGTRSYGFVHIFYEEVTGAQIITAMQTLYQMHHVEHHSASSASTPSSSTSSSASSPSTSSMDSLVSSLDESDAESLAGVPACLGCAGSFDPARDTLYVSKALCLLTPLPFLQAAREFLSQLHQAVTSHTAPPLPIESYIHNILYEVPLPPPGRSLRFHGVQGPIVCQRPGPGELPLGEYPLGEAFSLLGVDNMVQLITCALLETQVLLCSQDYQRLMTVAEGVTTLLFPFQWQHIYLPIVSAPLHHLLDAPVPFLLGIHRRDGAQRSSLHLPHEANLCFVDIDNRCVEAPEDLPVFPDQTELVQELSEVLLRFGLPPQGGAITEPAAASPRLSSLVLEDLMEDRRNGNLGGEELAVLERLQALARRCGGEKMSDGEKTLGHVFEEEEEELKAAKLNIQLREVFAGRFTAMFGKYEEFVIHSALDLDSWLSNREGTFSFDKGSFLSVQPTTHLHFLSRFLETSMFSSFVDGKVISRWADREPMQQLFDSRLERERLYVTDEEDSRTCRYRKCTTVFESAQVIERRLLKADHTAIHPHLLDMRIGQGRHQPGYFPKLQADVLTQGQNTNKWSGRVTASRRADLKRSTVTEHSGVDNEQRQKHTFARKNLRQSKLLDSSPRAVSQTHREFVDGLLSECRLKTKRMLMERMGKESVELGQGEANITGLQENTLIHGLCDLLERTWGHGLQLKQGKSALWSHLLHYQAAGGKTETPAESPGSNGSDQRTCDDGALLQRGSLIQDMRFIQTMSEGLSEVGQARAWIHLALEKKMLSQHLKELLTNQELLRQLYKPHAFLLCEEEREQFLFHLLSLNTVDYLCFTRVFTSISIPYRVVIIPMKKLSIAMATVDPWVCVSGELGDSGVRQIPKNTQEIYFQSKNLGRLSTLQLGQENSGLLAKCLIDCVMVYNEITGHTYKFPCGRWLGKGVGDGSLERVLIGQLVSPGGEEDAGRWTGTPPELASPSQCARAVLGALGSRSRMLSVEVQEDMREAANNLVKHFHKPEQERGNVTVLLCGEGGLVLSLENFLLHGLKPNRLFQRNVFVWDFVEKAVVSMDTADQMGDLHGATLTKGPPCDSLCRYVNAINASPRNIGKEGKFQLLVCLGIRDRLLSQWLPLLADCSLTARTYEDGALLRDRAAVHSLSRILHTLNGFTVTLETALVKGVDL, from the exons ATGAGCTTTTCTCTTTTCAGACAAG GTGAGGGCTTTGAGCAGATCCCCATCCGACGTTCGTTCAAGTCCAAGGTGCTGGTGCACTACCCTGAGAGCACCGACAGGAACCCCTTCAATAAAGATGCCGTCAACATG ctctGCATGCCGAGGGGTCTCTCCTTCCGCACGCAGGCCGACAGGCTCGATCCTCAGTTTCACTCGTTCACCATGTCTTGTGACGACGGGACGCGTTCCTACGGCTTCGTCCACATCTTCTACGAGGAGGTGACCGGTGCTCAGATCATCACTGCCATGCAGACTCTCTACCAGATGCACCACGTGGAGCACCATTCAGCTTCATCTGCCTCcactccctcttcctccacctcttcgTCCGCCTCCTCGCCCTCCACCTCCAGCATGGACTCGCTCGTGAGCAGCTTGGACGAGTCGGACGCCGAGTCTCTGGCCGGGGTTCCCGCCTGCCTCGGCTGCGCGGGCTCCTTCGATCCGGCGCGGGACACCCTGTACGTGTCCAAAGCCCTCTGCCTCCTCACGCCGCTGCCCTTCCTGCAAGCTGCTCGAGAGTTCCTGTCTCAGCTGCACCAGGCGGTGACGTCCCACACGGCCCCGCCCCTCCCGATAGAGAGCTACATCCATAACATCCTGTACGAGGTGCCCCTGCCTCCTCCGGGCAGGTCGCTGAGGTTCCACGGGGTGCAGGGGCCCATCGTGTGCCAGCGGCCCGGGCCGGGTGAGCTCCCGCTGGGGGAGTATCCTCTCGGAGAGGCCTTCTCGCTGCTGGGTGTGGACAACATGGTGCAACTCATTACCTGTGCACTTCTGGAGACACAAGTCCTGCTCTGCTCTCAAG actACCAACGTCTGATGACGGTGGCGGAGGGCGTCACCACCTTGCTATTCCCGTTCCAGTGGCAACACATCTACCTGCCCATCGTTTCAGCGCCGCTCCATCACCTCCTGGATGCTCCGGTGCCGTTCCTGTTGGGTATCCATCGCAGAGACGGAGCTCAGCGGTCCTCCCTCCACCTGCCACACGAG GCCAACCTGTGCTTTGTGGACATTGACAACCGCTGTGTCGAGGCCCCCGAGGACCTCCCAGTGTTTCCAGACCAGACCGAGCTGGTCCAGGAGCTGAGTGAGGTGCTGCTGCGTTTCGGGCTCCCTCCGCAGGGCGGCGCGATCACCGAGCCGGCCGCCGCCTCGCCTCGTCTGAGCAGCCTGGTGCTGGAGGAtctgatggaggacagaaggAACGGGAACCTCGGAGGCGAGGAGCTGGCGGTGCTGGAGAGGCTGCAGGCTCTGGCGCGGAGGTGCGGAGGAGAAAAGATGTCGGATGGAGAGAAGACGCTGGGACACGtgtttgaggaggaggaggaagagctgaAAGCTGCCAAGCTGAACATTCAGCTGAGGGAGGTGTTCGCTGGACGTTTTACTGCCATGTTTGGAAAGTATGAGGAGTTTGTCATCCACAGCGCTCTGGATCTGGACTCCTGGTTGAGCAACCGGGAGGGGACGTTCAGCTTTGACAAG GGTTCCTTCCTCTCCGTTCAGCCGACGACCCATTTACACTTCCTGTCCCGGTTCCTGGAGACATCCATGTTTTCTTCCTTCGTGGATGGGAAGGTGATATCTCGCTGGGCGGACAGAGAACCGATGCAGCAGCTGTTTGACAGCCGTCTGGAGAGAGAACGCCTCTACGTCACGGACGAAGAGGACTCCCGGACCTGTCGCTACAGGAAGTGCACCACAGTCTTTGAGTCAG CTCAGGTCATTGAGCGCAGACTGCTGAAGGCCGACCACACAGCCATACACCCCCACCTGCTGGACATGAGGATCGGCCAGGGGCGGCACCAGCCGGGCTACTTCCCTAAGCTGCAGGCTGATGTGCTCACACAGGGACAGAACACCAACAA GTGGTCCGGACGGGTTACGGCATCACGCAGGGCTGACCTGAAGAGATCAACGGTGACGGAACACTCAGGAGTCGACAACGAACAGAGACAG AAGCACACGTTTGCGAGGAAGAACCTTCGCCAGTCGAAGCTACTCGACTCGTCGCCTCGAGCCGTCAGTCAGACTCACCGAGAGTTTGTGGACGGGCTGCTGAGCGAGTGTCGTCTGAAG ACCAAACGGATGCTGATGGAGCGGATGGGGAAGGAGAGCGTGGAACTGGGTCAGGGAGAAGCCAACATCACGGGTCTGCAGGAGAACACGCTGATCCACGGTCTGTGTGACCTACTGGAGAGAACCTGGGGCCACGGCCTGCAGCTCAAACAG GGGAAGTCCGCTCTCTGGTCCCATCTGCTTCACTACCAGGCGGCCGGAGGGAAGACGGAGACACCAGCTGAGTCTCCAG GGTCTAACGGTTCGGACCAGAGAACGTGTGATGACGGCGCTCTGCTCCAGAGAGGATCCTTAATACAGGATATGAG GTTTATCCAGACCATGAGTGAGGGTCTGTCTGAGGTGGGTCAGGCCCGGGCCTGGATCCATCTGGCTCTGGAGAAGAAGATGCTGTCCCAGCACCTTAAAGAGCTGCTCACTAACCAGGAGCTGCTCAG GCAGCTGTATAAACCTCACGCTTTCCTGCTCTGTGAGGAAGAAAGGGAGCAGTTCCTGTTCCACCTGCTCTCTCTCAACACGGTGGACTACCTCTGCTTCACACGCGTCTTCACCTCCATCA GTATTCCGTACCGTGTTGTTATAATACCCATGAAGAAGCTGAGCATTGCCATGGCAACAGTTGACCCTTGGGTGTGCGTGTCAGGAGAACTGGGCGATTCAGGAGTTCGACAGATCCCGAAGAATACACAAGAGATTTATTTCCAG AGCAAGAACCTGGGCCGGCTGAGCACTCTGCAGCTGGGACAGGAGAACTCTGGCCTGCTGGCCAAGTGTCTGATTGACTGTGTGATGGTGTATAATGAGATCACCGGACACACCTACAA GTTCCCATGCGGCCGCTGGCTGGGGAAAGGCGTGGGCGACGGCAGCTTGGAAAGAGTTCTCATTGGTCAGCTGGTGTCAcctggtggagaggaggatgcTGGACGGTGGACAGGGACGCCTCCGGAGCTGGCCTCTCCATCTCAGTGTGCGCGGGCGGTGCTGGGAGCGCTTGGCAGCCGAAGCA GAATGCTGTCTGTTGAAGTACAAGAGGACATGAGGGAGGCAGCAAATAACCTCGTTAAACACTTCCACAAACCCGAACAAGAG AGGGGAAACGTGACGGTGCTGTTATGTGGAGAAGGAGGTCTGGTGCTCTCCTTGGAGAACTTCCTCCTGCACGGGCTCAAACCCAACCGTCTGTTCCAGAGGAACGTGTTCGTTTGGGACTTCGTGG AGAAGGCAGTGGTTTCCATGGACACGGCTGATCAGATGGGTGACCTGCACGGAGCAACACTGACAAAGGGTCCACCTTGTGACTCGCTGTGCCGCTACGTCAACGCTATCAACGCCTCGCCACGAAACATCGGAAAAGAGGGCAAGTTCCAGCTGTTGGTCTGCTTGGGAATcag GGACCGGCTCCTCTCTCAGTGGCTCCCCCTGCTGGCAGACTGTTCCCTGACAGCGAGGACGTACGAGGACGGTGCGCTGCTGCGGGACCGAGCTGCCGTACACTCCCTCTCCCGCATCCTGCACACGCTCAACGGGTTCACCGTCACCCTGGAGACGGCCCTGGTCAAAGgagttgacctctga